A genomic stretch from Colwellia sp. Arc7-635 includes:
- a CDS encoding stomatin-like protein — protein sequence MLATITFIFLALLFIVLKLVLVVQMKEVCVIERLGKFRAVLAPGLHFLIPFIDRVAYRHETREQVLDIPAQSCISRDNVQINVDGLVYIQVMDGAKASYGIEDYRRASVNLAQTTMRSEIGKLNLGQTFSERDTLNETIVREIDKASDPWGIKVLRYEVRNITPSDNVIHTLEKQMEAERQKRAEITLAEAEKESTINLSEGERQEAINLSEGDKQKQINEAHGRAQEIAILTQASAEGINLIAKAAAQPGGEQAIKMRLLEQFIGQTGNILKNADVSIVPSEVAKLEGFFQGMDKVTQNIQGAK from the coding sequence ATGTTAGCCACTATTACTTTCATTTTTCTAGCATTACTCTTTATCGTCTTAAAGCTCGTGCTCGTTGTGCAAATGAAAGAAGTTTGCGTGATCGAGCGACTAGGAAAATTTCGTGCAGTATTAGCACCTGGGTTACATTTTTTGATCCCCTTTATCGATCGTGTAGCCTATCGTCATGAAACCCGAGAGCAAGTACTCGATATCCCCGCACAAAGCTGTATTTCGCGCGATAACGTGCAAATTAATGTTGATGGTTTAGTTTACATTCAGGTAATGGATGGCGCTAAAGCAAGTTATGGTATCGAAGATTACCGTCGCGCCAGCGTTAACTTAGCGCAGACGACTATGCGTTCAGAGATTGGTAAATTGAACTTAGGACAAACATTTTCTGAGCGAGATACTTTAAATGAAACCATAGTACGCGAAATAGATAAGGCTTCAGATCCATGGGGTATCAAAGTATTGCGTTATGAAGTCCGCAACATCACCCCTTCTGACAATGTTATTCATACCTTGGAAAAGCAGATGGAAGCCGAACGTCAAAAACGTGCGGAAATTACTTTAGCAGAAGCCGAAAAAGAGTCGACGATTAATCTATCTGAAGGTGAACGCCAAGAAGCCATCAACTTATCAGAAGGTGATAAACAAAAACAAATTAACGAAGCCCATGGTCGAGCGCAAGAAATTGCTATTTTGACGCAAGCTTCAGCAGAGGGCATCAATTTAATTGCCAAAGCCGCAGCACAGCCTGGTGGCGAGCAAGCAATAAAAATGCGCTTATTAGAACAGTTTATTGGCCAAACCGGCAATATTCTTAAAAATGCTGATGTTTCTATCGTACCCAGTGAAGTCGCTAAATTAGAAGGCTTTTTTCAAGGTATGGACAAAGTAACGCAAAATATTCAAGGAGCAAAATAA
- a CDS encoding NAD-dependent epimerase/dehydratase family protein: MSVSIIGCGWLGQVLAQCLLASGSKVIASYQSPQSHEKLNELNIPNCQLILPIIGDVTSYRSLDDLTVFDRELFEQDVMIIAIPPQLKKGRVDYPLKIQQLVHLAELGETKHIILLNSTAIYNGLAGNVDETTPLDLNAEKVTSLLAAEQAIKAFTKRTHILRLAGLVGPNRHPGKFLQAARIFTNASAAVNLVHQDDVVSILLQLIEHTNTDNQQSIYNVVSNTDSDRQHYYQTAAQALNLPQPQFALEAEVTSGKKIIGTKLREQLAYQYQHDDLLAWLSDSSAVLAKE, encoded by the coding sequence ATGAGTGTGAGTATTATTGGTTGTGGTTGGTTAGGGCAAGTTTTAGCACAATGTTTACTGGCAAGTGGTAGCAAGGTTATTGCGAGCTATCAATCACCACAAAGCCATGAAAAATTGAATGAACTTAATATACCTAATTGCCAGCTTATTCTACCCATTATTGGCGATGTTACGAGCTATCGCAGTTTAGATGATTTGACCGTTTTCGATCGAGAGTTGTTTGAGCAAGACGTGATGATTATTGCGATACCGCCACAATTGAAAAAAGGTCGAGTCGATTACCCGCTAAAAATACAGCAACTAGTGCATTTAGCGGAGTTAGGCGAAACCAAACATATCATCTTACTCAACTCTACGGCGATTTATAATGGCTTAGCTGGCAATGTTGATGAAACAACTCCGTTAGATCTTAACGCTGAGAAAGTCACCAGTTTACTGGCGGCAGAACAAGCCATTAAAGCTTTTACAAAACGTACACATATCCTAAGGTTAGCTGGTTTGGTTGGGCCTAATCGTCATCCGGGTAAATTCTTACAGGCCGCGCGCATTTTTACCAATGCTAGTGCTGCGGTGAATTTGGTGCATCAAGATGATGTGGTTAGTATTCTGCTACAGCTAATCGAACATACTAATACTGATAACCAACAAAGCATCTATAATGTTGTTAGTAATACTGATAGCGATCGCCAGCATTACTATCAAACGGCAGCGCAGGCTTTAAATTTACCCCAGCCACAATTTGCCCTTGAGGCCGAAGTTACTTCAGGGAAAAAAATTATCGGCACAAAGCTACGAGAACAACTCGCATATCAATATCAGCATGACGACTTACTCGCTTGGTTAAGCGACTCTAGTGCTGTATTAGCGAAAGAATAA
- a CDS encoding NfeD family protein, giving the protein MEYILFFETWIILAILFACLEIFVPGGILLNLGIASLIVAIGVQQQILDTWVLTLTTWFIIATCLLVVVYFITERFFAGETTIENVYEELDIYGKTVNVLEQIGPGTEAGRVEFQGTTWTALGDGTVINAGSQASIVCKENISLVVEPTK; this is encoded by the coding sequence ATGGAATACATACTGTTTTTTGAAACGTGGATCATCCTTGCCATTTTATTCGCCTGTCTTGAAATTTTTGTTCCTGGCGGTATTTTACTGAATTTAGGCATAGCATCGCTCATTGTCGCTATTGGTGTACAACAACAAATTCTTGATACTTGGGTGTTAACGCTTACCACTTGGTTCATCATTGCAACATGCTTGCTAGTTGTGGTTTATTTTATTACCGAGCGATTCTTTGCCGGTGAAACCACGATAGAAAATGTTTATGAAGAATTAGATATTTATGGCAAAACCGTTAATGTGCTCGAACAAATAGGTCCTGGCACAGAAGCTGGTAGAGTAGAATTTCAAGGCACAACATGGACAGCATTAGGCGATGGCACCGTTATTAATGCTGGCAGCCAAGCGTCTATTGTTTGTAAAGAAAACATTTCTTTAGTTGTAGAACCAACAAAATAA
- a CDS encoding nuclear transport factor 2 family protein, with protein MYKIMLILIFFSFFTNANSEFDETLNSFHQAAGEADYDKYMSLLAKEAIYLGTDSGERWNKKEFSAFVKPYFSQGKGWLYQPIERHVTPTPASDIVFFDELLENENYGRCRGSGLLIKTQQGWKILQYNLSIPVPNAIARQVVKSIKVHRSADVNQ; from the coding sequence ATGTATAAAATAATGTTAATACTGATATTTTTCAGCTTTTTTACCAACGCTAATAGCGAATTTGATGAGACCTTAAATAGCTTTCATCAAGCTGCTGGTGAAGCTGATTACGACAAGTATATGAGCTTACTTGCTAAAGAGGCTATTTATCTTGGCACTGATAGTGGAGAACGTTGGAATAAAAAAGAATTTTCAGCTTTTGTAAAACCCTATTTTAGTCAAGGAAAAGGTTGGTTATACCAACCTATTGAGCGCCATGTAACGCCAACACCAGCGAGTGATATTGTATTTTTTGATGAATTACTAGAAAATGAAAATTATGGTCGTTGTCGAGGTAGTGGTTTGCTAATCAAGACGCAGCAAGGATGGAAAATATTACAATATAATTTATCTATTCCAGTACCAAACGCGATTGCCCGCCAAGTGGTAAAATCAATTAAGGTGCATCGCAGTGCTGATGTTAACCAGTAA
- a CDS encoding bifunctional GNAT family N-acetyltransferase/hotdog fold thioesterase, producing MYKCRAPKNKTELAQYYHLRWQILRQPWQQPKGSEKDDLERQSYHRVIVDDIDNIVGVGRLHKSSQYEAKIRYMAISPSVQGQGLGKFLIAELELIAAQAGIKKITLNARADAIGFYQQLGYVDNGYSHTLYDEVSHNSMTKTIAKLDSHLATAATELQQIWHQTIPLSQLMNINIGYFDRQTLLTHCDPAINKNLHNTMFAGSIYTLATLTGWAWVYFALQNQQHAADIVLAEGNIRYMAPLAGVAYARTSLQLVEGSSEPLSHGKNARFNIEVEVCCGDSVVAIFTGLYVAMAKRKS from the coding sequence ATGTACAAATGTAGAGCGCCAAAAAATAAAACAGAATTAGCACAGTATTACCATTTACGTTGGCAAATATTACGTCAACCTTGGCAACAGCCAAAGGGTAGTGAAAAAGATGACCTAGAAAGGCAATCATACCACCGCGTTATCGTTGACGATATCGATAACATTGTTGGGGTGGGACGATTACACAAGTCTAGCCAATATGAAGCGAAAATCCGCTATATGGCGATCAGTCCTTCAGTACAAGGGCAAGGACTTGGTAAATTTCTGATTGCAGAACTTGAGCTTATCGCAGCACAAGCTGGGATAAAAAAAATTACGTTGAATGCCCGAGCAGATGCTATTGGTTTTTATCAACAGTTAGGTTATGTCGATAATGGCTACTCTCATACTCTTTATGATGAAGTAAGCCATAACAGTATGACTAAAACTATTGCAAAACTTGATAGCCATTTAGCGACTGCCGCGACTGAGCTACAACAAATTTGGCATCAAACTATTCCGCTTAGCCAGCTAATGAATATCAATATTGGCTATTTTGACCGACAAACATTACTTACGCATTGTGACCCTGCGATTAATAAAAATCTGCATAATACGATGTTTGCCGGCAGTATCTACACTTTAGCAACGCTCACGGGTTGGGCTTGGGTATACTTCGCTTTGCAAAACCAGCAACATGCAGCTGATATCGTCTTAGCAGAAGGTAATATTCGTTATATGGCACCATTAGCCGGTGTTGCTTATGCAAGAACCTCGCTACAGTTAGTCGAGGGAAGTAGCGAGCCATTAAGCCATGGTAAAAATGCACGTTTTAATATCGAGGTTGAAGTGTGCTGTGGTGATAGCGTTGTGGCAATTTTTACCGGTTTGTATGTTGCTATGGCAAAACGAAAGTCATAG
- a CDS encoding stomatin-like protein, with amino-acid sequence MMVPMDANTIDLAVLAVWAFIFLYLAYKFFQAICLVPTKSAYIVERLGKYRCTLDAGFHLLLPFFDRVAFIQDLKEETIEVPPQECFSKDEVNVEVDGVIYIQVIDAVKASYGITDYRFAAMQLAQTTTRSVIGTLELDRTFEERDIISAKVVEVLDKAGESWGVRVHRYEIKNITPPVTVRNAMEMQVNAERERRAILAKSLGDRASRINRSEGQMTELINLSEGEKQRRINSAEGKAAEILAIAQATGDSISKLAMAIEQPGGQQALDMQLSEQYLQQMKGLSQPSTKVILPANLLDFKQWLATAGIHNKL; translated from the coding sequence ATAATGGTACCTATGGACGCAAACACTATCGATTTAGCTGTATTAGCCGTTTGGGCATTTATCTTTTTATATCTTGCCTATAAATTTTTCCAAGCAATTTGTTTAGTACCAACTAAGTCAGCCTATATCGTCGAACGCTTAGGAAAGTATCGTTGCACACTAGATGCGGGCTTTCATTTACTACTGCCTTTTTTCGACCGTGTAGCATTTATTCAAGACCTAAAAGAAGAAACGATCGAAGTACCACCACAAGAGTGTTTCTCAAAAGACGAAGTCAATGTTGAAGTTGATGGCGTTATTTATATACAAGTCATTGATGCGGTGAAAGCGAGCTATGGCATAACAGATTACCGCTTCGCTGCCATGCAACTAGCCCAAACCACGACTCGTTCAGTTATTGGTACTTTAGAGCTAGACCGTACTTTTGAAGAGCGTGACATTATCAGTGCTAAAGTTGTCGAAGTATTAGATAAGGCAGGTGAAAGCTGGGGTGTTAGAGTGCATCGCTATGAAATTAAAAACATTACTCCGCCGGTAACTGTACGCAATGCCATGGAGATGCAAGTGAATGCGGAACGAGAACGCCGTGCTATCTTAGCAAAAAGCTTAGGCGATAGAGCCAGTCGTATCAATCGATCAGAAGGGCAAATGACAGAATTAATTAATTTATCTGAAGGTGAAAAGCAACGTCGAATCAATTCAGCTGAAGGTAAAGCGGCTGAGATTTTAGCTATTGCCCAAGCTACGGGCGATTCTATTAGTAAGCTAGCCATGGCAATAGAGCAACCTGGCGGCCAGCAGGCGTTAGATATGCAGCTAAGTGAGCAATACTTACAACAAATGAAAGGCCTAAGTCAGCCATCGACTAAGGTTATTTTACCTGCCAACTTGCTTGATTTTAAGCAATGGTTAGCAACGGCTGGTATCCATAATAAACTGTAA